The following coding sequences lie in one Stenotrophomonas rhizophila genomic window:
- a CDS encoding ATP-dependent DNA ligase has protein sequence MKAFAALYERLDRSTATLDKRAALVAYFRDARPHDAAWALYLLSGGKVGGARRKIAASGELRAWISEASGLPPWLVEDSYTQVGDLAETLTLLLDDPPGRSPDRPLAEWIETHLLAVANQPEPVRHAAVLDGWRQLPANERLVFNKLLTGALRVGVSQRLVQQALAELSGIDIARIAQRMLGEWVPSPGLLAALLSPQERPEDRQQPYPFFLASPLEADVESLGPITDWVLEWKWDGIRLQLLRRKGEAALWSRGEERLDGRFPEIEAAAMALPDGCVIDGELLAWRDGEAQPLPFTALQTRIQRRKPGPKTLRDTPVRVLTYDLLEIDGEDLRTQPLHARRARLATLLQALDDPRIVLSPTLEASDWPAAAAQRALARERGVEGLMLKRHDSLYQSGRRRGDWWKWKIDPLTIDAVMIYAQAGHGRRSTLYTDYTFGVWNGDTLVPVAKAYSGLDDTEILALDRWIRANTVERFGPVRSVRGEQVFELGFEAVNRSTRHKSGIAVRFPRILRWRRDKPASEADTLAQLQALAR, from the coding sequence ATGAAGGCCTTCGCCGCGCTGTATGAGCGTCTGGACCGCAGCACCGCCACCCTCGACAAACGCGCGGCCCTGGTCGCCTATTTCCGCGATGCGCGCCCGCATGATGCCGCGTGGGCGCTTTACCTGCTCAGTGGCGGCAAGGTCGGCGGGGCGCGCCGCAAGATTGCCGCCAGCGGTGAACTGCGCGCGTGGATCAGCGAGGCCTCCGGGTTGCCACCCTGGCTGGTGGAAGACAGTTACACGCAGGTGGGCGACCTCGCCGAAACCCTGACCCTGCTGCTGGATGATCCGCCCGGCCGCAGCCCGGACCGGCCCCTGGCCGAATGGATTGAAACGCATCTGCTGGCGGTGGCCAACCAGCCCGAACCGGTGCGCCACGCCGCGGTGCTCGACGGCTGGCGGCAGCTGCCGGCCAACGAACGCCTGGTGTTCAACAAACTGCTGACCGGCGCACTCCGCGTGGGTGTGTCGCAGCGACTGGTGCAGCAGGCACTGGCTGAGCTGTCGGGTATCGACATCGCGCGCATTGCCCAGCGCATGCTCGGCGAGTGGGTGCCCTCCCCCGGGCTGCTCGCGGCGTTGCTGTCGCCGCAGGAGCGCCCGGAAGACCGCCAGCAGCCGTACCCCTTCTTTCTGGCATCACCGCTGGAGGCCGACGTCGAGAGCCTCGGACCGATCACCGACTGGGTGCTGGAATGGAAGTGGGATGGCATCCGCCTGCAGCTGCTGCGCCGCAAGGGCGAGGCCGCACTGTGGTCGCGTGGCGAAGAACGCCTGGACGGGCGCTTCCCGGAAATCGAGGCGGCGGCCATGGCGCTGCCCGACGGCTGCGTGATCGATGGCGAGCTGCTGGCGTGGCGCGACGGCGAGGCGCAGCCGCTGCCGTTCACCGCGCTGCAGACGCGCATCCAGCGTCGCAAGCCGGGGCCGAAGACACTGCGCGATACGCCGGTGCGTGTGCTCACCTATGACCTGCTGGAGATCGACGGCGAGGACCTGCGCACGCAGCCGCTGCACGCCCGTCGCGCACGCCTGGCCACCCTGCTGCAGGCACTGGATGATCCGCGCATCGTGCTCTCGCCCACGCTGGAGGCCAGCGACTGGCCGGCCGCGGCCGCGCAACGCGCGCTGGCACGCGAACGCGGCGTGGAAGGGCTGATGCTCAAGCGCCACGATTCGCTGTACCAGAGCGGGCGTCGCCGCGGCGACTGGTGGAAGTGGAAGATCGATCCGCTGACCATCGATGCGGTGATGATCTACGCGCAGGCCGGGCATGGCCGGCGCAGCACGCTGTACACCGACTACACCTTCGGGGTGTGGAACGGCGACACGCTGGTGCCGGTTGCCAAGGCGTACTCGGGGTTGGACGACACGGAAATCCTCGCGCTCGATCGCTGGATACGGGCCAACACCGTGGAGCGGTTCGGGCCGGTGCGCAGCGTGCGCGGCGAGCAGGTGTTCGAACTGGGCTTTGAAGCGGTCAACCGCAGCACCCGGCACAAATCCGGTATCGCAGTGCGCTTTCCGCGCATCCTGCGCTGGCGTCGCGACAAGCCCGCCAGCGAGGCCGATACGCTGGCCCAGTTGCAGGCCCTGGCGCGGTGA
- a CDS encoding ligase-associated DNA damage response exonuclease yields the protein MSPGSTNDDLVVLRPEGLYCPAGDFHIDPWRPVPRAVITHGHGDHARSGMGQYYCATDSVPILRWRLGDVPLQAHDYGRPFRVGNVEVSLHSAGHVLGSAQVRIDDGQQVWVASGDYKRQPDPTCAPFEVVPCDVFITEATFALPIYRWQDTAEVAAEIVAWRHECAARGEAAILLCYALGKAQRVLAELLPLDDQPAWLHGAIANGVAVYREAGIAMLDTHTVAEQGRQPDAAGKLILAPPSAAGTPWLRRFGKHQLGFASGWMQLRGNRRRRNYDRGFVVSDHADWPALLQTITETGARRVIATHGNTDALIPFLRERGIAAEAFRTDFGSEE from the coding sequence ATGAGCCCTGGCAGCACGAATGACGATCTGGTGGTACTTCGCCCGGAAGGGCTGTATTGCCCGGCCGGCGATTTCCATATCGACCCGTGGCGGCCCGTGCCGCGTGCGGTGATCACCCATGGCCACGGCGACCATGCGCGCAGTGGCATGGGCCAGTACTACTGCGCCACCGACAGCGTGCCGATCCTGCGCTGGCGGTTGGGCGATGTGCCGCTGCAGGCGCACGATTACGGCCGCCCGTTCCGCGTGGGAAATGTCGAGGTGTCGCTGCATTCGGCCGGGCATGTGCTGGGCTCGGCGCAGGTGCGCATCGACGATGGCCAGCAGGTCTGGGTCGCCTCGGGCGACTACAAGCGCCAGCCCGACCCCACCTGCGCGCCGTTCGAGGTGGTGCCCTGCGATGTATTCATCACCGAGGCCACCTTCGCCCTGCCGATCTACCGCTGGCAGGACACCGCCGAAGTCGCCGCCGAGATCGTGGCGTGGCGGCACGAGTGCGCCGCACGCGGCGAAGCGGCCATCCTGCTCTGCTATGCCTTGGGCAAGGCGCAGCGGGTGCTGGCCGAACTGCTGCCGCTGGATGACCAGCCGGCTTGGCTGCACGGCGCCATTGCCAACGGCGTGGCGGTGTACCGGGAGGCCGGCATTGCCATGCTCGACACCCACACCGTGGCCGAACAGGGCCGCCAACCCGATGCCGCCGGGAAGCTGATCCTGGCACCGCCGTCGGCCGCCGGCACGCCGTGGCTGCGGCGCTTCGGCAAGCATCAACTGGGCTTCGCGTCGGGCTGGATGCAGCTGCGCGGCAACCGGCGCCGACGCAACTACGACCGGGGGTTCGTGGTGTCCGACCATGCCGACTGGCCGGCGCTGCTGCAGACCATCACCGAGACCGGCGCGCGCCGGGTGATCGCCACCCATGGCAACACCGATGCCCTGATTCCCTTCCTGCGCGAACGTGGCATCGCTGCCGAAGCGTTCCGCACCGATTTCGGGAGCGAGGAATGA